One window of Esox lucius isolate fEsoLuc1 chromosome 25, fEsoLuc1.pri, whole genome shotgun sequence genomic DNA carries:
- the elmod2 gene encoding ELMO domain-containing protein 2 isoform X2 has product MLGSIWGCFYASFLRYWLKWFIRQVTGKCELQRICAGCKPGAPRTTRAEYSLKNSKSLVLRLALEVEEDGVDQYLDLIVREKNVKTQKDPTFKIHLKVCLLQITGYRNLFESVEELRKETFDSDKVEHEEMLLKLWDLLMPDTKLESRVTKQWGDIGFQGDDPKTDFRGMGMLGLTNLAFFSEHYTEEARQVLSHANHPNLGYSYAIVGINLTEMAYSLLKSGALKPHFYNTVSGRPELQHFHQLYCYLAYQFDRFWVEEKPASIMEFNHYREKFHDQIKIQLLDPAVGLILTGHWKK; this is encoded by the exons ATGTTGGGCAGCATCTGGGGATGCTTTTACGCATCCTTCCTTAGGTACTGGCTTAAGTGGTTCATCAGACAGGTGACAGGGAAATGTGAGCTGCAGAGGATATGTGCCGGCTGTAAGCCTGGGGCACCTAGGACAACAAGAGCAG AATACTCCCTCAAGAACTCCAAATCCCTG GTCTTAAGATTGGCTTTGGAGGTAGAGGAGGACGGTGTGGATCAGTATCTCGATCTCATCGTGAGGGAGAAGAATGTCAAAACCCAGAAGGATCCGAC GTTTAAGATACATCTTAAGGTGTGCCTTTTACAAATAACGGGATACCGGAACTTATTTGAATCCGTGGAAGAGTTGAGGAAGGAAACTTTTGACTCTGATAAAGTAGAACATGAGGAAATGCTTTTAAAG TTATGGGACCTGCTGATGCCTGACACCAAACTAGAGTCCAGAGTTACCAAGCAGTGGGGTGACATTGGTTTCCAAGGTGATGACCCCAAGACAGACTTCCGAGGAATGGGCATGTTGGGACTGACGAACCTTGC GTTCTTCAGTGAGCACTACACCGAGGAGGCCCGGCAGGTGCTGTCCCACGCCAACCATCCCAACCTGGG GTACTCTTACGCCATAGTGGGCATTAACCTGACGGAGATGGCCTACAGTCTACTGAAGAGTGGTGCTCTCAAACCCCACTTCTACAACACCGTGTCGGGGAGACCCGAGCTGCAGCACTTTCACCAGCTGTACT GTTACCTGGCCTACCAGTTTGATAGGTTCTGGGTTGAGGAGAAGCCCGCGAGCATAATGGAGTTCAACCACTACAGGGAGAAGTTCCACGACCAGATTAAGATCCAGCTACTGGACCCGGCCGTCGGCCTCATCCTGACGGGCCATTGGAAGAAGTAA
- the elmod2 gene encoding ELMO domain-containing protein 2 isoform X1: MCTTVSHFLFYILNKQDLSKTLSEHCTFSFCGFTEWLSHVDFWHQLDGSLIGDHSEENVTSHLLCLNSEYSLKNSKSLVLRLALEVEEDGVDQYLDLIVREKNVKTQKDPTFKIHLKVCLLQITGYRNLFESVEELRKETFDSDKVEHEEMLLKLWDLLMPDTKLESRVTKQWGDIGFQGDDPKTDFRGMGMLGLTNLAFFSEHYTEEARQVLSHANHPNLGYSYAIVGINLTEMAYSLLKSGALKPHFYNTVSGRPELQHFHQLYCYLAYQFDRFWVEEKPASIMEFNHYREKFHDQIKIQLLDPAVGLILTGHWKK; encoded by the exons ATGTGTACTACAGTgtcacatttcttattttatatCCTCAACAAGCAAGATTTGTCAAAAACACTGTCTGAGCATTGCACGTTTTCTTTCTGTGGATTCACGGAATGGTTGTCTCACGTGGATTTCTGGCACCAGTTGGATGGAAGCCTAATTGGTGATCATTCAGAAGAAAATGTAACCTCTCATTTGCTTTGTCTTAATTCAGAATACTCCCTCAAGAACTCCAAATCCCTG GTCTTAAGATTGGCTTTGGAGGTAGAGGAGGACGGTGTGGATCAGTATCTCGATCTCATCGTGAGGGAGAAGAATGTCAAAACCCAGAAGGATCCGAC GTTTAAGATACATCTTAAGGTGTGCCTTTTACAAATAACGGGATACCGGAACTTATTTGAATCCGTGGAAGAGTTGAGGAAGGAAACTTTTGACTCTGATAAAGTAGAACATGAGGAAATGCTTTTAAAG TTATGGGACCTGCTGATGCCTGACACCAAACTAGAGTCCAGAGTTACCAAGCAGTGGGGTGACATTGGTTTCCAAGGTGATGACCCCAAGACAGACTTCCGAGGAATGGGCATGTTGGGACTGACGAACCTTGC GTTCTTCAGTGAGCACTACACCGAGGAGGCCCGGCAGGTGCTGTCCCACGCCAACCATCCCAACCTGGG GTACTCTTACGCCATAGTGGGCATTAACCTGACGGAGATGGCCTACAGTCTACTGAAGAGTGGTGCTCTCAAACCCCACTTCTACAACACCGTGTCGGGGAGACCCGAGCTGCAGCACTTTCACCAGCTGTACT GTTACCTGGCCTACCAGTTTGATAGGTTCTGGGTTGAGGAGAAGCCCGCGAGCATAATGGAGTTCAACCACTACAGGGAGAAGTTCCACGACCAGATTAAGATCCAGCTACTGGACCCGGCCGTCGGCCTCATCCTGACGGGCCATTGGAAGAAGTAA
- the ucp1 gene encoding mitochondrial brown fat uncoupling protein 1 — protein MVGMKPSDTPPTLGVKFLSAGTAACIADLITFPLDTAKVRLQIQGEKVASEATKGIRYRGVFGTISTMIRTEGPRALYNGLVAGLQRQMCFASIRIGFYDNVKNFYSGGVDTANVGIRILAGCTTGAMAVSFAQPTDVVKVRFQAQVNLTGVARRYTGTMQAYKQIFNHEGIRGLWKGCLPNITRNALVNCTELVTYDLIKEAILRHNLLSDNLPCHFTSAFGAGFVTTCIASPVDVVKTRYMNSPPGQYKSAINCAWVMATKEGPTAFYKGFVPSFLRLGSWNVVMFVSFEQLKRLMMLGKKKIEERS, from the exons ATGGTGGGAATGAAACCCTCCGATACACCCCCTACACTTGGGGTGAAGTTCCTGAGTGCTGGGACAGCGGCTTGCATCGCTGACCTCATCACCTTTCCTCTGGACACAGCCAAAGTCAGACTGCAG ATTCAGGGAGAGAAAGTGGCGTCGGAGGCCACCAAGGGCATCCGCTACCGGGGGGTGTTTGGGACAATCAGTACCATGATCCGGACGGAGGGGCCCAGGGCGCTGTACAACGGTCTGGTGGCGGGCCTGCAGAGACAGATGTGCTTCGCCTCCATCCGAATTGGCTTCTACGACAACGTCAAGAACTTTTACTCTGGCGGAGTGGACA CTGCAAATGTGGGTATACGTATTCTGGCCGGCTGCACCACGGGGGCCATGGCCGTGTCGTTCGCCCAGCCCACAGATGTGGTTAAGGTTCGCTTCCAGGCCCAGGTCAACCTAACCGGGGTGGCTCGCCGCTACACTGGAACCATGCAGGCCTACAAACAGATATTTAACCACGAGGGAATCCGTGGGCTCTGGAAAG GCTGTTTACCCAACATCACCAGGAACGCACTGGTCAACTGCACAGAGCTGGTGACCTATGACCTCATCAAGGAGGCTATTCTCAGGCACAACCTGTTGTCAG ATAACCTCCCGTGCCATTTCACGTCGGCGTTCGGCGCCGGGTTTGTTACAACGTGCATCGCCTCTCCGGTGGATGTGGTGAAGACGCGGTACATGAACTCCCCACCGGGCCAGTACAAGAGTGCCATCAACTGTGCCTGGGTCATGGCCACCAAAGAGGGTCCTACGGCCTTCTATAAAGG CTTTGTGCCCTCGTTTCTGAGGCTGGGCTCCTGGAACGTTGTGATGTTTGTGTCTTTTGAGCAGCTCAAGAGACTGATGATGTTAGGAAAGAAGAAGATTGAAGAGAGAAGTTAA
- the LOC105020956 gene encoding uncharacterized protein LOC105020956: MEEEILLKKGKSLMEEGIHLKEEGKLINSPRNKNIQIPESGCSESHLLNLPRCMDVRYPFVPMVRFSVSGTHVVELLTPAQTNDGPDVWSCGDHNEDCTCRDHTPAPSPAPKRYDGLSVWVCRDGNGDCTCRDHTTAPSPALKRYDSLSVWACRDGNGDCTCRGHTTAPSPAPERYDGLSAWACRDMNGDCTCRDHTMAPSPALKRYDGLSVWACRDGNGDCTCRGHTPAPSPALIQFDGPSVWACRDMNGDCTCRGHTTAPSPAPKRYDGQSVWACRNENGDCTCRGHTTAPSPALIQFDGPSVWACKDMNGEFTCRGHTLAPSSAPIQFDGPSVWACRDMNGDCTCRGHTTAPSPAPKRYDGQSRYEWRLHLQRPYPCSITSPKEI, from the exons ATGGAAGAAGAGATCCTGTTGAAGAAAGGGAAGAGTCTGATGGAGGAAGGGATTCATCTAAAGGAGGAGGGGAAGCTTATCAATTCCCCGCGGAACAAG AACATTCAAATCCCTGAATCTGGGTGTTCTGAGTCTCACCTCCTAAACCTTCCGAGATGT ATGGACGTACGGTACCCATTTGTACCAATGGTAAGGTTCTCAGTGAGTGGGACTCATGTTGTGGAACTTCTGACCCCAGCTCAGACAAATGATGGCCCAGATGTCTGGTCCTGCGGAGATCATAATGAAGACTGCACCTGCAGAGACCATACCCCTGCTCCATCACCAGCCCCGAAGAGATATGATGGCCTAAGTGTCTGGGTCTGTAGAGATGGGAATGGAGACTGCACCTGCAGAGACCATACCACGGCTCCATCCCCAGCCCTGAAGAGATATGACAGTCTAAGTGTCTGGGCCTGTAGAGATGGGAATGGAGACTGCACCTGTAGAGGCCATACCACTGCTCCATCCCCAGCCCCGGAGAGATATGATGGCCTAAGTGCCTGGGCCTGTAGAGATATGAACGGAGATTGCACCTGCAGAGACCATACCATGGCTCCATCCCCAGCCCTGAAGAGATATGACGGTCTAAGTGTCTGGGCCTGTAGAGATGGGAATGGAGACTGCACCTGTAGAGGCCATACCCCTGCTCCATCACCAGCCCTAATTCAATTTGATGGCCCAAGTGTCTGGGCCTGTAGAGATATGAACGGAGATTGCACCTGCAGAGGCCATACCACTGCTCCATCCCCAGCCCCGAAGAGATATGATGGCCAAAGTGTCTGGGCCTGTAGAAATGAGAATGGAGACTGCACCTGCAGAGGCCATACCACTGCTCCATCACCAGCCCTAATTCAATTTGATGGCCCAAGTGTCTGGGCCTGTAAAGATATGAATGGAGAGTTCACCTGCAGAGGCCATACCCTTGCTCCATCATCAGCCCCAATTCAATTTGATGGCCCAAGTGTCTGGGCCTGTAGAGATATGAACGGAGATTGCACCTGCAGAGGCCATACCACTGCTCCATCCCCAGCCCCGAAGAGATATGATGGCCAAAGT AGATATGAATGGAGACTGCACCTGCAGAGACCATACCCCTGCTCCATCACCAGCCCCAAAGAGATATGA